The Thermobifida halotolerans sequence AGTCGTCGGCCGAGGTGTTGGACTATCTGCTGGAGCGGGGGGTGGAGGGGCTGCGGGTGGCCGTGCAGTTGCACGGTGAGCCGCTGCCGGATTTCTGCGCCGCGCTGCGGATGGCCGGTGCCGATGTGGTGGAGGTGCCCGTCTACCGGTGGACGGCGCCGGAGAACGTGGCGGCGTTGGACCGGTTGGTCGAGTCGGTGATCGGTGGTGGTGTGGACGCGGTCACGTTCACCAGTGCTCCGGCGGCGGCGGGGTTGGTGGAGCGGGCGCGTCTGACCGGTGAGGGGGATCGGTTGCTGGCCGCGTTGCGCGGTGAGGTCATGGCGGTGTGTGTGGGGCCGGTGACCGCCGGGCCGCTCATGGCGTGCGACGTGCCCACCGACTGGCCGGCGCGGGCCCGTATCGGTGCGTTGGTCAAGCATCTGTGTGAGGTGTTGCCCGAGAGCCGTCCGGTGCTGCCGGTGGCCGGTCACCGGATTCGGTTGCTGGGGCACGCGGTCAGTGTGGACGGGCGGTTGCGTCCGGTCTCGCCCGCGCCGATGCGGGTGCTGCGGGAGTTGGCGCGCCGACCGGGGCGGGTCATGGACCGTACGGAGCTGCTGCGGTGTCTGGGCGATGACGCCGACAGTCACGCCGTGGAGACGGCGGTGGCGCGGCTGCGGTCGGCTCTGGGGGATTCCCGGATCATCCAGACGGTGGTCAAGCGCGGCTACCGGTTGGCGTTGGATGCCGGTCACTGTCCTGCGGGGGAGGTGTGATGCGTCCCGCGTTGGTGGTGGCGGTGCACGGTACCCGGGATGTGCGGGGTACGGAGGCGGCGCGCGCGTTGGTCGGGCGGGTTGCCGCGCGGGTGGACGCG is a genomic window containing:
- a CDS encoding uroporphyrinogen-III synthase, coding for MTALVHRHRSVPRQGIAEAPLAGFTVAVTAARRAEELSALLRRRGAQVVSAPALRIVPLSDDAQLMEVSSALVAEPADVVVATTGIGFRGWVEACETWGLAEALLRSVRSARVLARGPKAKGAVRAAGLTEEWSPPSESSAEVLDYLLERGVEGLRVAVQLHGEPLPDFCAALRMAGADVVEVPVYRWTAPENVAALDRLVESVIGGGVDAVTFTSAPAAAGLVERARLTGEGDRLLAALRGEVMAVCVGPVTAGPLMACDVPTDWPARARIGALVKHLCEVLPESRPVLPVAGHRIRLLGHAVSVDGRLRPVSPAPMRVLRELARRPGRVMDRTELLRCLGDDADSHAVETAVARLRSALGDSRIIQTVVKRGYRLALDAGHCPAGEV